A single region of the Anguilla rostrata isolate EN2019 chromosome 11, ASM1855537v3, whole genome shotgun sequence genome encodes:
- the LOC135234254 gene encoding actin-related protein 2/3 complex subunit 4, with translation MTATLRPYLNAVRSTLQAALCLENFSSQVVERHNKPEVEVRSSKELLLQPVVISRNEKEKVLIEGSINSVRVSIAVKQADEIEKILCHKFMRFMMMRAENFFILRRKPVEGYDISFLITNFHTEQMYKHKLVDFVIHFMEEIDKEISEMKLSVNARARIVAEEFLKNF, from the exons ATG ACTGCGACTCTGCGCCCGTACCTGAACGCCGTGCGCTCCACTCTGCAGGCTGCCCTCTGTCTGGAGAACTTCTCCTCTCAGGTGGTGGAGCGCCACAACAAGCCTGAGGTGGAGGTCCG GAGCAGTAAGGAGCTGCTGCTCCAGCCGGTGGTCATTAGCCGCAACGAGAAAGAAAAGGTTCTGATCGAGGGCTCCATCAACTCTGTCCGTGTCAGCATCGCTGTCAAGCAG GCGGATGAGATTGAGAAGATCCTGTGCCATAAATTCATGCGCTTCATGATGATGCGAGCTGAGAACTTCTTCATCCTCAGAAGGAAACCTGTGGAG GGGTATGACATCAGCTTCCTCATCACCAACTTCCACACGGAGCAAATGTACAAGCACAAGCTGGTAGATTTTGTTATCCATTTCATGGAGGAAATAGACAAGGAGATCAGCGAGATGAAGCTGTCCGTCAACGCCCGTGCCCGCATTGTTGCAGAGGAGTTCCTCAAGAAC ttctGA